In one window of Erythrolamprus reginae isolate rEryReg1 chromosome 1, rEryReg1.hap1, whole genome shotgun sequence DNA:
- the TRAF4 gene encoding TNF receptor-associated factor 4 has product MPGFDYKFLEKPKRRLLCPLCAKAMREPVRVSTCGHRFCDTCLQEFLSEGVFKCPEDQLPLDYAKIYPDPDLEGQVLSLSIRCIHSEEGCRWTGTIRHLQAHLGTCSFNVVPCPNRCGAKLSRRDLPPHLQHDCPQRHLQCEFCRADFTGEAFESHEGLCPQESVYCENKCGARMMRRLLSQHMLSECPKRTQPCSYCAKEFLYDTIQNHEYQCPRYPVPCPNQCGAPNIAREDLSGHVKESCSTALALCPFKEAGCKHRCPKVSLGRHLDENTKLHLGLMGALVARQRQELSELRREVEELAVGSNGVLIWKIADYARKLQEARLRSNYESFSPPFYTHRYGYRLQVSAFLNGNGSGEGSHLSVYIRVLPGQYDNLLEWPFGYRVTFSLLDQSDPSLSKPQHITETFLPDPAWKNFQKPGTGRTSLDESLLGFGYPKFISHEDIKKRNYVRDNAVFIKASVEIPPKILS; this is encoded by the exons TGAAGGCGTCTTCAAGTGCCCGGAGGACCAGCTGCCCCTCGACTATGCCAAG ATTTACCCCGACCCCGACCTGGAGGGCCAGGTGCTGAGCCTGAGCATCCGATGCATCCACAGTGAGGAGGGTTGTCGTTGGACTGGAACCATCCGTCATTTGCAG GCCCACCTGGGGACCTGCAGCTTCAACGTGGTGCCCTGCCCCAACCGCTGTGGGGCCAAGCTGAGCCGCCGCGACCTGCCCCCCCACCTGCAGCACGACTGTCCCCAGAGGCACCTCCAGTGCGAATTCTGCCGGGCCGACTTTACCGGAGAAGCCTTCGAG AGCCACGAGGGGCTGTGTCCTCAGGAGAGCGTCTACTGTGAAAACAAGTGTGGGGCGCGCATGATGCGCCGGCTGCTGTCCCAGCACATGCTGTCCGAGTGTCCGAAGCGCACCCAGCCCTGCAGCTACTGTGCCAAGGAGTTCCTCTACGACACCATCCAG AACCACGAGTACCAGTGTCCCCGCTACCCTGTGCCCTGCCCCAATCAGTGTGGGGCGCCCAACATCGCCCGAGAGGACCTGAGCGGGCACGTGAAGGAGAGCTGCTCCACCGCACTGGCCCTCTGTCCCTTCAAGGAGGCCGGCTGCAAACACCGG TGCCCCAAAGTCTCCCTGGGCCGCCACCTGGACGAGAACACCAAGCTGCACCTGGGCCTGATGGGGGCGCTGGTGGCCCGGCAGCGCCAGGAGTTGTCCGAGCTGCGTCGCGAGGTGGAGGAACTGGCAGTGGGCAGCAACGGTGTGCTGATCTGGAAGATCGCCGACTATGCCCGGAAGCTGCAGGAGGCCCGCCTGCGGAGCAATTACGAGTCCTTCAGCCCCCCGTTCTACACCCACCGCTACGGCTACCGGTTGCAGGTCTCGGCCTTCCTGAACGGGAACGGGAGCGGGGAGGGCAGCCACCTCTCGGTCTACATCCGGGTGCTGCCTGGCCAGTATGACAACCTTCTGGAGTGGCCCTTCGGCTACCGGGTGACCTTCTCGCTGCTGGACCAGAGCGACCCCTCCCTCTCCAAGCCCCAGCACATCACCGAGACCTTCCTGCCGGACCCGGCCTGGAAAAACTTCCAGAAACCTGGCACGGGGCGCACCTCCCTGGACGAGAGCCTGCTGGGCTTCGGGTACCCCAAATTCATCTCGCACGAGGACATCAAGAAGCGCAACTACGTGCGCGACAACGCTGTCTTCATCAAGGCCTCGGTGGAGATCCCGCCCAAGATCCTGTCCTGA